The following are encoded in a window of Candidatus Methylomirabilota bacterium genomic DNA:
- a CDS encoding MFS transporter: MNRWVMLLVIFFTRTALGFQFQSIAALTPFLVAGFDLSFAQVGLLMGLFMLPGVVLALPGGLLGQRFGSLRVVVAGLALLIVGGTIVSYSGGFDSAAIGRTLGGAGGVLVNIMLARMVADWFRGRELQTAMGIMLAAWPFGMALALMILGPLAAESSWRLAEYATVVAAGLALGLVGLVYQAPPGAPAVERATLRLNVPRRVWALAVSAGVGWALLNASVIVVASFAPSFLMSRGSSVTEAGLITGAALWISIVAVPIGGLVADRVNRPRLLIVAACLAATITIACIARAPVPALWMVASGILLGLPPSIMMSLLPRAVAAEHLSTALGVYYGLFYLGMAVSQTLAGLLRDLTGDPGMPLLFAAVLMAATVPAVFAFWRLEGRAAPEPEEAIVGRS, from the coding sequence TCTTCTTCACGCGCACCGCCCTCGGCTTCCAGTTCCAGTCCATCGCTGCGCTCACCCCCTTCCTGGTCGCCGGCTTCGATCTCTCCTTCGCCCAGGTCGGCCTGCTCATGGGGCTCTTCATGCTGCCGGGGGTGGTGCTGGCCCTGCCCGGCGGCCTGCTCGGTCAGCGCTTCGGCAGTCTCCGCGTCGTGGTGGCCGGCCTCGCCCTGCTGATCGTGGGCGGCACGATCGTCTCCTACAGCGGGGGCTTCGACTCGGCGGCCATCGGCCGCACCCTCGGGGGCGCGGGCGGCGTGCTGGTCAACATCATGCTGGCCCGCATGGTGGCCGACTGGTTCCGGGGGCGCGAGCTGCAGACCGCGATGGGCATCATGCTCGCCGCATGGCCGTTCGGCATGGCCCTGGCGCTCATGATCCTGGGCCCGCTCGCCGCCGAGTCGTCGTGGCGGCTGGCCGAGTATGCCACCGTGGTTGCGGCGGGCCTCGCGCTGGGCCTGGTCGGGCTCGTCTACCAGGCGCCGCCCGGTGCGCCGGCGGTCGAGCGCGCGACGCTCCGGCTCAACGTGCCCCGCCGCGTGTGGGCGCTCGCGGTCAGCGCCGGCGTCGGGTGGGCGCTGCTGAACGCCAGCGTGATCGTGGTGGCGAGCTTCGCCCCGTCGTTCCTGATGTCGCGCGGGTCGTCGGTGACCGAGGCGGGGCTGATCACCGGCGCCGCGCTCTGGATCAGCATCGTGGCCGTGCCGATCGGCGGCCTGGTCGCAGACCGGGTGAACCGGCCGCGCCTGCTGATCGTCGCCGCCTGCCTGGCCGCCACGATCACGATCGCCTGCATCGCCCGGGCGCCCGTGCCCGCGCTCTGGATGGTGGCCAGCGGCATCCTTCTCGGCCTGCCGCCCAGCATCATGATGTCGCTGCTGCCCCGCGCGGTCGCGGCCGAGCACCTGTCCACCGCGCTCGGCGTGTACTACGGCCTGTTCTATCTCGGCATGGCGGTCTCGCAGACCCTGGCCGGCCTGCTGCGCGACCTCACCGGCGACCCGGGGATGCCCTTGCTGTTCGCCGCCGTCCTGATGGCCGCGACCGTGCCGGCCGTCTTCGCATTCTGGCGTCTCGAAGGCCGCGCCGCGCCCGAGCCGG